From the Achromobacter xylosoxidans A8 genome, the window CGCCGCCCTGGGCAGTGCCGCGTTGGCGGCGCACAGGGCGCCCGAGAAACGGAGAAAATGTCGGCGATCCATGTAGCCCTCACTCACGGTGAAGATTGGCTGTCGGTGCGCCCGGGGCCGGGCGGCCGTCCGTTGCTGCATGCTGCCGGATCATCATAGGGCCAATCCCGGGGGCGGTGCTATCCTTTTCCACTGACCAATGGAGATTCAGATGACCACCCAGGATGTTGCCAGCGCGGCAGTGCCGCGATTGACTTCGCTTTCGCACGGGGGCGGCTGCGGCTGCAAGATCGCGCCCGGCGTGCTGTCCGAGCTGCTCAAGCGCTTCGGCCCGGCGGTCAGCTATCCCGATCTGCTGGTGGGCACCGAGACCGCCGACGACGCGGCGGTCTACCGGCTGAACGACGAGCAGGCGCTGATCGCCACCACCGACTTCTTCATGCCCATCGTCGATGATCCCTACGATTTCGGCCGCATCGCCGCGACCAACGCGCTGTCGGACGTCTATGCGATGGGCGGCACGCCCATCATGGCGTTGGCCATCGTGGGCATGCCGATCAACGTGCTGCCGCACAGTGTCATCGCCGACATCCTGCGCGGTGGCGAAGCGGTCTGCAAGGACGCTGGCATACCCGTGGCCGGCGGCCATAGCATCGATTCCGTCGAACCCATCTACGGGCTGGCGGCGATGGGCCTGGTGCATCCCGGCCGCATCAAGCGCAATGCCGATGCGCGCGCCGGCGACGTGCTGATCCTGGGCAAGGCGCTGGGCGTGGGCATCCTGTCGGCCGCGCTGAAGAAGAACCGCCTGGACGAC encodes:
- the selD gene encoding selenide, water dikinase SelD, with protein sequence MTTQDVASAAVPRLTSLSHGGGCGCKIAPGVLSELLKRFGPAVSYPDLLVGTETADDAAVYRLNDEQALIATTDFFMPIVDDPYDFGRIAATNALSDVYAMGGTPIMALAIVGMPINVLPHSVIADILRGGEAVCKDAGIPVAGGHSIDSVEPIYGLAAMGLVHPGRIKRNADARAGDVLILGKALGVGILSAALKKNRLDDAGYRAMITETTRLNRPGPALAAMEGVHAITDVTGFGLLGHTLEMARGAQLTAHVRRDALPWLPGVQAFAADGVITGASGRNWASYGASVRLGEGVSDTERALLTDPQTAGGLLVACTPDAAQAVLDLFRQHGFDQAAVIGDMRAGEPEVRVD